The following proteins come from a genomic window of Pirellulales bacterium:
- a CDS encoding glycosyltransferase translates to MVTENNMANIGEAAEIAPGRPPIVSVLLPVYNQKPALLEVACGSILAQTFRDFEFVVVDDGSRRRDTVAWLDGLADNDARVRVYHEPHRGLTRTLNVGLAYCRGDFICRQDSDDWSDPQRLQSQIEFLQERSDLAVVGSWAMLHRDDAVPLWIDRLPTAAQDIAAAFTHQNPFCHGAICFRRAAAETIGGYREEFTTSQDYDFLWRLCERFGGENLPEVLYHRRFTATAISTNRARDQARNRALARRLGAMRSCGQTEDFPRAMQEAAGDEEGKALSALSTQGDYLLLSGHYLAALKAHLRAVLRAPWRQLPYLKTLRWALYVLAPALRPRLFGHMRSVENGMVASNG, encoded by the coding sequence ATGGTAACAGAAAACAATATGGCGAACATCGGGGAAGCTGCCGAGATTGCACCGGGCAGACCGCCGATCGTATCGGTGTTGCTGCCGGTCTATAACCAGAAACCGGCATTGTTGGAGGTTGCGTGTGGTTCGATCCTGGCACAAACCTTTCGTGATTTTGAGTTCGTCGTGGTCGATGACGGATCGCGACGGCGCGACACGGTCGCCTGGCTTGATGGTTTAGCAGATAATGACGCACGAGTTCGCGTGTACCATGAGCCGCATCGGGGGCTGACGCGAACGTTGAATGTGGGGCTGGCGTATTGCCGGGGCGATTTTATCTGTCGGCAAGATTCCGACGATTGGTCAGACCCTCAGCGGCTGCAATCGCAAATCGAATTTCTGCAAGAACGTTCGGATTTAGCCGTGGTGGGTAGCTGGGCCATGCTGCATCGAGACGACGCGGTGCCGCTGTGGATTGATCGATTGCCCACCGCCGCGCAGGATATTGCGGCGGCGTTTACGCACCAAAATCCGTTTTGCCACGGGGCCATTTGTTTCCGTCGCGCGGCGGCGGAAACCATCGGCGGATACCGCGAGGAGTTTACCACGAGCCAGGATTACGATTTTTTGTGGCGGTTGTGCGAACGCTTCGGCGGGGAAAACTTGCCGGAGGTGTTGTATCATCGTCGGTTTACAGCCACTGCGATATCGACAAATCGAGCGCGGGATCAGGCACGCAATCGTGCTTTGGCACGACGGTTGGGCGCCATGCGGTCTTGCGGACAAACCGAAGATTTTCCTCGGGCGATGCAAGAAGCTGCCGGCGACGAGGAAGGCAAAGCACTATCAGCGCTGTCGACGCAAGGAGATTATTTGCTATTGTCGGGCCACTATCTGGCGGCGTTGAAGGCCCATTTGCGCGCAGTGCTGCGGGCGCCATGGCGGCAGTTGCCCTATTTGAAGACGTTGCGCTGGGCGTTGTACGTGCTTGCGCCGGCATTACGACCGCGGTTGTTTGGACATATGCGATCAGTAGAAAACGGCATGGTTGCTTCGAACGGGTAG
- a CDS encoding CpsB/CapC family capsule biosynthesis tyrosine phosphatase has product MENFVDIHCHLLPALDDGAKNIDESLAMARMAVADGIRAIVVTPHQLGGLSLDGNTIRLKTNELRLQLQAANVPLEIYPGGDVRVEPDLLQRIQHGEVLTLADRQKHVLLELPHELFLPIDQLLKELRAAGMVGILSHPERNEGLLSHEKPLHDIVNQGGLLQITAGSLLGTFGGRIKHFAETLVEKGLVHFVATDAHGTQARPPLMRKAFERICQLADESTALDLCARHPADVVFGRDVAGGQRATFRTRWRRWFKPSQSKQFH; this is encoded by the coding sequence ATGGAAAACTTTGTCGACATCCACTGCCATTTGCTTCCTGCCCTTGACGACGGCGCCAAGAACATTGACGAATCGTTGGCGATGGCTCGAATGGCGGTGGCCGATGGCATTCGAGCCATCGTGGTTACCCCGCATCAACTGGGGGGCTTGTCGCTGGATGGCAATACCATTCGCCTGAAAACCAACGAGTTGCGGCTGCAATTGCAGGCTGCAAACGTGCCGTTGGAAATCTATCCCGGCGGCGACGTGCGAGTGGAACCTGATCTGTTACAGCGGATCCAACACGGAGAGGTGCTTACGTTGGCTGATCGACAAAAGCACGTGTTATTGGAACTACCGCACGAGTTGTTTCTGCCCATCGACCAACTACTTAAAGAGTTGCGAGCCGCCGGGATGGTGGGCATTTTATCGCATCCGGAGCGAAACGAGGGGCTGCTATCCCATGAGAAGCCGTTGCATGACATTGTTAATCAAGGCGGATTGCTGCAGATTACGGCCGGCAGCTTGCTCGGAACCTTTGGCGGCCGCATCAAGCATTTTGCGGAAACGCTGGTGGAAAAGGGTTTGGTTCACTTTGTGGCCACTGACGCGCACGGCACGCAGGCTCGTCCTCCTTTAATGCGAAAAGCGTTCGAACGGATCTGTCAACTGGCCGACGAGAGCACCGCGCTGGATTTATGCGCACGACACCCGGCCGATGTGGTTTTCGGGCGTGATGTAGCTGGCGGCCAGCGGGCGACATTTCGCACCCGTTGGCGGCGCTGGTTCAAGCCGAGTCAGTCGAAGCAGTTTCATTGA